In Deferribacteraceae bacterium V6Fe1, one genomic interval encodes:
- a CDS encoding tyrosine--tRNA ligase: MLPVEEQLKVIKRGTEEIIVEEELIAKLTYSYDNNIPLRVKAGFDPTAPDLHLGHTVLIHKMRHFQELGHHVIFLIGDFTGMIGDPTGKNETRKALSKEEVLKNAETYKDQVFKILDPEKTEIAFNSKWMLEMGTTGLIKLASQYTVARMLERDDFAKRYQSNKPISIHEFLYPLVQGYDSVALNSDIELGGTDQKFNLLVGRDLQRNYGQKPQIAITVPILEGLDGVQKMSKSLGNYVGINEPANDMFGKIMSISDELMFRYYLLLSEKSLEDIEKMKNDIASEKLHPMKAKKDLAYEIVKRYHGEDGAKGALTHFETLFSKKEIPDDLLEVSIESGLRVIEIINRLNFVSSNSEARRLANQGGITINGEKVADLNTILETGEYVLKVGKRKFAKILVG, translated from the coding sequence ATGTTACCTGTTGAAGAGCAATTAAAGGTGATTAAAAGAGGAACTGAGGAGATTATAGTTGAAGAAGAGCTTATAGCCAAACTTACTTATTCTTATGATAATAATATCCCGCTAAGAGTAAAGGCAGGGTTTGACCCGACCGCCCCTGATTTGCATCTTGGTCACACAGTATTAATACACAAAATGAGACATTTTCAAGAGCTTGGGCATCATGTGATATTTCTTATAGGCGACTTTACAGGAATGATTGGTGACCCTACCGGCAAAAATGAGACGAGAAAAGCTTTATCCAAAGAAGAAGTCCTTAAAAATGCAGAAACTTATAAAGATCAGGTTTTCAAAATATTAGACCCTGAAAAAACCGAGATAGCTTTCAATAGCAAATGGATGCTTGAGATGGGGACTACGGGGCTTATAAAACTTGCTTCCCAATATACGGTAGCAAGAATGCTTGAGAGGGATGACTTTGCAAAGAGATACCAATCAAATAAACCTATAAGTATACATGAATTTTTATATCCTCTTGTGCAAGGGTATGATTCTGTGGCTCTAAATTCGGACATAGAGTTAGGTGGCACCGATCAGAAATTTAATCTTTTGGTGGGCAGAGATTTGCAAAGAAATTACGGGCAAAAACCACAAATAGCCATTACTGTTCCGATACTTGAAGGGCTTGATGGCGTTCAAAAAATGAGTAAATCTCTCGGTAATTATGTTGGCATTAACGAGCCGGCAAATGATATGTTTGGTAAAATAATGTCTATCAGCGACGAGTTGATGTTTAGGTATTACCTTTTGTTGAGTGAAAAGAGTCTTGAAGATATAGAGAAAATGAAGAATGACATAGCATCTGAAAAACTTCATCCTATGAAAGCAAAGAAAGATTTAGCTTATGAGATAGTAAAAAGATATCATGGAGAGGATGGGGCCAAAGGCGCATTAACCCATTTTGAAACGCTTTTTTCCAAAAAAGAGATCCCTGATGATTTACTCGAAGTCAGTATTGAAAGCGGCCTTAGAGTGATTGAAATTATAAACAGATTAAACTTTGTTAGCTCAAACTCTGAGGCACGAAGACTTGCCAATCAAGGGGGAATTACTATTAACGGGGAGAAGGTGGCAGATTTAAATACAATACTGGAAACAGGGGAATACGTTTTAAAAGTTGGTAAGCGGAAATTTGCTAAAATATTGGTAGGTTAG
- a CDS encoding prepilin peptidase, with protein MYSVIFFTLGLIFGSFMNVLICRLPYGKSIVYPGSSCQACGHKIRFYENIPILSYIFLKGRCSSCKTKISIQYPFVELVTGVAFLIAYRYFGISLLTLKMIIFLYMLLVIAFTDFFTSLDSDNFECGVIPVVLTRGGMILGVVLSLLVAPGLKTFLNSVIGLLVGGLIIWLPGFIYQIVTKKEGMGFGDVELLAMIGAFLGYKPLFLILMLSSLFGTIVGIPVILVKKDRNFPLPFGPFISLATIVYIFYGDALITLYLNTMYGG; from the coding sequence ATGTATTCGGTTATTTTTTTTACACTGGGCTTAATATTTGGAAGCTTTATGAATGTGTTAATCTGCAGACTCCCTTACGGTAAGTCAATAGTTTATCCTGGCTCAAGCTGTCAAGCCTGCGGGCATAAGATAAGATTTTATGAAAATATCCCGATATTAAGTTATATATTTTTAAAAGGCAGATGTAGCAGCTGTAAGACTAAAATATCTATTCAGTATCCTTTTGTGGAGCTCGTGACAGGAGTTGCATTTTTAATTGCTTACAGATACTTCGGAATTTCACTTTTAACCCTTAAGATGATTATTTTTCTTTATATGCTGTTAGTGATAGCATTTACTGATTTTTTTACCTCTCTGGATTCAGACAATTTCGAGTGTGGTGTGATTCCGGTCGTTTTGACAAGGGGAGGGATGATTTTAGGGGTTGTCTTGTCTTTATTGGTTGCTCCAGGGTTAAAGACATTTTTGAATTCGGTAATAGGTCTTTTGGTAGGAGGGCTTATCATTTGGCTCCCGGGTTTTATATATCAGATTGTTACAAAAAAAGAAGGTATGGGTTTTGGTGATGTGGAGCTCTTGGCTATGATTGGGGCTTTTCTTGGGTATAAACCATTATTTTTGATACTTATGCTCAGCTCACTTTTTGGCACAATTGTTGGTATCCCAGTGATATTAGTTAAAAAAGACAGAAATTTCCCTTTGCCCTTTGGACCTTTCATTTCTCTTGCAACTATTGTATATATATTTTATGGTGATGCCCTTATAACGTTATATTTAAATACAATGTATGGAGGATAG
- a CDS encoding chemotaxis protein CheX: MKAEYINPFIESTLSVFNTMIGIEPKKGELYLKKDDEPSFDISGVIGLAGQAVGSVVISLPEKLALKVVSKFLGEEKSEVDDDVVDAVGELINMVAGSTKKVFSEKGLRFKISIPNVIVGKGHKIKRPSNVPCLGVFFNVDDEKFTVEVALKES, encoded by the coding sequence ATGAAGGCGGAGTATATAAACCCATTTATAGAGTCAACACTTTCAGTGTTCAATACAATGATAGGTATAGAGCCTAAAAAAGGTGAGCTTTATTTGAAAAAGGATGATGAGCCGTCTTTTGATATTTCCGGTGTTATCGGGCTTGCCGGTCAGGCCGTAGGCTCTGTTGTAATTAGTCTGCCTGAAAAATTGGCGTTAAAAGTTGTGTCAAAGTTTTTGGGCGAAGAAAAAAGTGAAGTAGATGATGATGTTGTGGATGCGGTTGGAGAGCTTATCAATATGGTTGCAGGAAGCACCAAGAAGGTATTTTCCGAGAAAGGGTTGAGGTTTAAGATTTCTATTCCAAATGTCATTGTAGGGAAAGGGCACAAAATAAAAAGGCCATCAAACGTTCCATGTCTTGGAGTATTTTTTAATGTGGATGATGAAAAGTTTACGGTGGAAGTAGCTCTGAAAGAAAGCTAA